From the Balearica regulorum gibbericeps isolate bBalReg1 chromosome 4, bBalReg1.pri, whole genome shotgun sequence genome, one window contains:
- the GPR78 gene encoding G-protein coupled receptor 78: MDLAGVLLALLLVLVLVVSLLSNLLVLLCFVYSTEIRKQVAGVFLVNLSFCNLLLTVLNMPFTLLGILRNQQPLGGCVCKAVGFLETFLTSNTMLSMAALSIDKWIAVVFPLSYTSKMRYKDAVILMGYSWLHSLTFPLVSLFYSWVDYSSVYASCTLHLKEETERRRFTVFTIVFHSTSFMLSLVILCFTYLKVLKVARFHCKRIDIITMQTLVLLVDIHPSVKQRCLNEQKRRRQRATKKISIFIGSFVICFGPYIITRLIELLPFVTINYYWGIISKCLTYSKAASDPFVYSLLRQQYKKVLINIVNRILKRDLYPSSGYNSSLDTENDYCLHRTN, translated from the exons ATGGACTTGGCAGGCGTGCTGCTGGCGCTGCTCCTCGTGCTGGTGCTGGTTGTTTCTCTGCTCTCCAACCTCCTGGTGCTGCTATGCTTCGTCTACAGTACGGAGATCCGCAAGCAGGTCGCCGGGGTTTTCCTGGTGAACTTATCCTTTTGCAACCTGCTCCTCACCGTCCTGAACATGCCTTTTACCCTGCTGGGGATCCTGAGGAACCAGCAGCCCCTCGGGGGCTGCGTCTGCAAAGCGGTGGGTTTCCTGGAAACTTTCCTGACTTCCAACACGATGCTGAGCATGGCAGCGCTCAGCATCGACAAATGGATTGCAGTGGTGTTCCCCTTAAGCTACACCAGCAAGATGCGGTATAAGGACGCTGTGATACTGATGGGCTACTCGTGGCTCCACTCCCTCACGTTCCCCTTGGTATCCTTGTTTTACTCGTGGGTAGATTACAGCAGCGTTTATGCCTCTTGCACCTTGCACCTGAAGGAAGAGACGGAGCGGAGAAGGTTTACAGTGTTCACCATCGTCTTTCACTCCACCAGTTTCATGCTGTCGCTGGTGATCTTGTGTTTCACCTATTTAAAGGTGTTGAAAGTTGCCCGGTTCCACTGCAAGCGGATAGACATTATTACCATGCAGACTCTGGTTTTGCTAGTGGATATCCACCCCAG tgTGAAGCAGCGCTGTCTTAATGAGCAGAAACGGAGGAGGCAGCGGGCTACcaagaaaatcagtatttttatagGGTCGTTCGTGATCTGTTTTGGTCCTTACATTATCACCAG GTTGATAGAGCTCCTTCCTTTTGTTACCATAAATTACTACTGGGGAATTATAAGCAAGTGCCTGACCTACAGTAAGGCTGCATCAGATCCATTTGTTTACTCACTTTTACGTCAACAGTACAAAAAAGTTCTGATCAACATCGTCAATAGGATACTTAAGAGGGACCTGTATCCGTCATCGGGGTACAACAGCTCTCTTGACACTGAAAACGATTACTGCTTGCACAGAACAAACTAA